The sequence CACGCCCTAGGGCCGAGTCTCCTCAATAATCCCAATAATCAACGTCGCTACCACGCCCGACGACAGCGCGACTGGCTGGCGGAAGCACGTGCAGTTGGCAACGCTGAACATCAGATAAACACCCTAGGACTACCGTTTTGAAAGGATAGAAGAGCCCAGGCCAGATGTCAATTCAGCGCTGGCGCACGTCGCGTCCCGACGCTCCGGCTCACTTTTTCTTCGCTTTCTTCTTGCCGGGCGCCTTTTTCTTGGCTGCCTTGACGCTCGACTTGGCCTTGGCGCCCGCTTTCTTCTTGCCGCCCGAGCCGCCGAAAATCGAGGACCAGCCCGCCGCAAACTTCTGATTCGAACCACTATGCAGCACCGTCATCGCGCCAATTTCCTTCCACGTGAAGTCGCCCAGCTATTCACCACAAACGCAACCGCTACAACTACAAAAACCGCCCCCCACCGGTCAAGCACACCCCTCACCAAATCGTACTCGTGGCGAACCATCTCACCAGTCCACAACTGCAGGCGCTCGCCGAATTGTTGTTGCGCGACCCCACCGGCCGGCGAACCGCGCCGCTGTGGCAGGCCGCCGGCGTTCTGCCCGCCGACGCGCTGGCCGCGTGCATTGCCAGCTTTCGGCCGCCACTGTCGATGGCGCTAGTGACCGGCTTTTGCATCGTCGACGCCGATCCTCCCTGCGCCGAGACCGATGGCCCCCCCGGCACGCTCTTTTTGGCGAGCATTTTGCGAGCGCTGGGCGCGCAGGTCGCACTGGTCTGCGACGACATGAGCCGCCAGGCACTGGAAGCTGGCAGCGAATTCCTGCAGCTTCCCAACGACCGATTGCACGTCTGTCCGAGCGGCCCAGCGCAATTTGTTGAACGGTGGGCGACTGAGTTCGTGGCCGACGGTCGCTACTCGCACCTGATCGCGGTCGAACGCCCCGGACCAAGCCATACCTTGGCCAGCGCCAGCCAAGGCGACGCCGCGCTCGCCGCCGAGTTCGCCGCGGCGGTCCCGCCAGACGACTGCGATCGCTGCCACAACATGCGCGGGCGAGACATCAGCGAATACACCGCTCCGGCACATCGGCTCTTCGAACTGGCCCAACAGTCGGGCCGACGGATCACGACCATCGGCATTGGCGACGGCGGAAATGAGATTGGTTTTGGCGCCGTCCCCTGGATACAGCTGCGCGATGCCCTGGGCAGCGAGGTGGGCGCTCGCATCGCATGTCGCGTCCCGGCCGACCACCTGCTCATCGCGGGCACAAGCGATTGGGGCGCCTACGTGCTGGGCGTGGCGCTGGCCGCCGCTGCCGGTCGCCACGATCTAATTACCCCTGCCGTAGTCGACCGTCAACGTGACCTGCTGCGGCATCTGGTCAAAACCACAAGCATCGTCGATGGCGTCACGCGGCGGCGCGAAGCGACCGTCGATGGCTTGCCGCTCGAAGAATACCTTGGCTTGTTACGCGAAGCTGTCGAATGCGTTGCCTGCGACTGACGGCGGTTGTTCACTTACGACCACTGCGCTAAAATCGAACTTGGCAAAACGGCGCGCGAACAAATAGGAACTAGAGGCATGAACATTCTGGTCATCGGCGCCGGCGGCCGCGAACACACGCTGGCCTGGAAGCTCGCGCAAAGTCCGCTGGCAGACAAGATCTTCGTCGCCCCCGGCAACGCCGGCACGGCGATCGACGCCGAGAACGTGGATATCTCGCCCTCCGATTTCCCTCGGCTGATCAAGTTCGCCAAGCAGAACGAGGTGGGACTCACCGTGGTCGGCCCCGAGGCGCCGCTAGTGGCGGGAATCGTCGACGCCTTTCTGGCCGAAAAACTGCGGATCTTCGGTCCCACCAAGGCGGCTGCGGAACTCGAGGGAAGCAAGGCGTTCTGCAAGAATCTGCTGCGCCAGGCCGACGTGCCAACCGCCGACTACCGCGTGTTTCGTAGCGCCGACAGCGCCGCCACCTTTCTGAAAGACCGCGAAGACGTCCCGATCGTCGTCAAGGCCGATGGCCTGGCCGCCGGCAAGGGAGTGTTTGTCTGTAGCGGCCGCAACGAGGCGATCGAGGCGGTCGAGACCATACGCAACGAGCTGGGCCAAGCCGGCAGTCAGATCGTCATCGAAGAACGCCTCGATGGCGAAGAGGCCAGCATCATGGCCATCACCGATGGCCGGACCATCGTGACGCTCGAATCGGCCCAGGATCACAAACGCGCCTTCGATGGCGACACCGGCCCCAACACCGGCGGCATGGGCGCCTACTCCCCGGCGCCGCTGGTCACGCCGGCGCTGATGCGCAACATTGAAGAACGTGTGCTGGTGCCGACCGTCCACGCCATGAAGCGTTCGCGGCGGCCGTTTCGCGGCGTCCTGTACGCCGGCCTGATGATCGGCAACCAAGGCCCCAAGGTGCTGGAATACAACGTCCGGTTTGGCGATCCCGAATGTCAGGCCATGCTGATGCGGCTCAAGAGCGATCTGGTCGAACTGCTCCTGGCGACTGCCGAGGGTCAGCTAGAGCGCGTCGAGCGACCGCAGTGGCACTCTGATCCTGCCATCTGCGTCGTCATGGCCAGCCGAGGCTATCCTGGCGCGTACGAGCGCGGCAAGCCAATTCGCGGCTTGGACGAGGCCGCCAAAGTGCCGGGCGTCAAAGTATTTCACGCCGGCTCCGTCCGCTCGGATGGCCAGGTGCTCACCGACGGCGGTCGCGTGCTCGGCGTCACAGCCATGGGCGGCACAATTCCCGCCGCCAAGCTGCAAGCCTATACGGCGGTCAAGGCCATCCGCTGGGATGGCGCCTGGTGCCGCAAGGACATCTCCGACAAAGCGGTGCTGAACCTCGACGACGAACCGGTTACCGACGAGTAATCTCCGCCGGTCCGCCCGCTATTACGGCGTCACCGCCGAAATGTCCGAGGCGCCCGAACCTGGCGCCACGGTCGGGCTAGGCTGGAACGTGCCCGGCTCATCGCGTCCATCGCCGTCCCAGTCTCCCACCACCGGCATGTCGTCGGCCCCGCCCACTTCGAAGGCGCGATCGTGCGCCTCCAACCGATGGTTGTTGTCGGTGTCGATGTACCAGACGCCGCGCCGGTAGACGCCGATGTCGCTCTGGCCGTCGCCATTGAAGTCGCCCACCACCGGAACATCGTTCGCGTTGCCATAGGCGAACTTCTGGTCCTTGGCCGTCAGCTTACCGTCGCCATCGACATCCAAGTGCCACAGGCCACCCGCGAAGAGGGCGATCGAGTGTACGCCGTCGCCATTCCAGTCGCCGGCCAGCGGCACATCGCCCGCCACACCATGACGAAACACATGGTCGATCACGTCCGACCGTAGCTGACCGCTCGCGGTCAAGCGCAGATCGCGCGCGCCGCTGGTCGCTTGGAATGGCTGCGGAGGCACGTTCTTCAGCACGTTGCGCGCGCGGTTCTCGGGGTCGGGCAGGCCGGGCTCGGCCGCGATCGCCCGCTCGTCTCCCGGCCACGACGGGCCAAAAATGCCAATGTCGGTCTTGCCGTCGCCGTCCCAATCGCCGACCACCGGCAGGTCTTCAATGCCGCCGAGTTCGGCCCACATGTCCCCTTCGTCCCAGGCGCCGTTGCCATTCACGTCGATGAACCATTCGCCATCGACATACACGCCCACTTCGCTGATGCCGTCGCCGTTGAAGTCGCCCACAATCGGCTTGGCATGCCGACGTCCAAACTGTAACTGCTTGAGCTGCACATTGCCCGCCTGATACAGAGTCCACTCGGCGTCGGTCATGTTGGTGTGCGTCCAGGCATCGTCGCGGGCGCTCACGCGCCGGGCAATCGCACCGGTCGGACCGGCGCTGCCGCGCGGCGTGCCGCCGTTCACCACGCTCAAATGCCAAGTGTAGCTTTCCAAAAAGCCCACTCCGCCAAAGAATGTGGTGTTGTTCACGATTGGCGGGGCATTCGGCAGAATCGAAAGTCCAGGCGGCGGAACAAAGAACAACGGCACGCCCAGCTGCGGCGCCGGCGGCGGCGAAATGATCGGGATGAAGCCCGCCGTGATCGTCTGCTGAACCACCGGCGGCGTCGGCGGCATCACCAACACTTCGGCAAAATTGTTCTCGTTCGACAAGCCGCCCGGCCCGACAAAGATGCGCGTGATCGCGTCCCCGGTTTGCGCCAGCGTCAGCGTGGCGGGCAAGATGTCGCGCCCCGCCTGATAGACCGTGCCCCCCGTGGTGCCCGGCGTGTTGAGTCCGTTCAAGAAGTCTGACGGCTGCACCTGGAACACCGTGTACATACCTGGCGCCAACCCGCCGAACTCGTAGTAGCCGTTGGCGTCGGTGATGGCGAAGATCGGCTGACCCGCGCCGTCGAGCACCGGCTCGCCCGATAGCGTGCCGAGTTGCAGCTTGACGCCGGCAATGGCTTTGTCGCCCGCGTCGCGCTGTCCGTCGCGCATCGCCGGAATATCGACCACGGTGCCGTTGGGCACGACGATCGCCGGACCATCCTGAAAGACATAGCCAGTGATCTTGCCTGGCGGCAGCTCGCCAAAGTTGTAGTGCTGCGCGTGAACGGCCGGCGGAATGGCCACACCGGTGATCCTGTCGGCCGCGTCATCATCGTCGCCCCCCAGCGTGCCCGGCTCGGCGCAACCGTTGAAGTAGCCATTCGGCTGCACTTCCGCCACGCCATAGGTTCCGGGCGGAAGTCCCGAGAATTCGTACGAGCCATCTTCATTGGTCAGCGTTGTGACGCCGGTAAAGTTGCCGGCGGAGTCGAGCAAGCGAATCACCACCCCTGCGATGCCCGTCTCGCTGCTGTCGAAATTACAGTTTTGATTCAGGTCGGCATACACCGAGCCCGAAATCGTGACCGGTTCGACCACGCAGAAGTCGTAATCCTCACCCTGTTCGCCAGAACCCAGTTCGGCGCCAATCACTTTGTCCTGATCCGTGGCCTGACCGCCCGATGTGCCCGCGTGTGCCGCCCGCTTGAAGTATCCGCCGGGCACGGCCAGTTCCACCCCGTAGTCGCCCGGCTCCAATCCATCGAACTTGTAACGGCCGTTGTTGTCGGTGGTCGTTTCGCCGATCCGATTTCCCTCGGCGTCGAGCAAGTACACCGTCGCGCCTTGCACCAGGATTTCGCCGGGGTCGGGATCGCAGTCGCCGTCTCGGTCGGCATGCACCTGTCCGCTGATGCTAGCCGGCAGCGCCTCGCAGAAGTTGTAGTCCACGGCGTCCTGTCCAGGGTCGAGCATGACTCCCACGATCATGTCGGTCCCGACGACGCTGCCGCCAGCGTCGCCTGCCATGGCGTCGCCTTGGAAGTACGCCGAGGGCTGAATCTCCTCAACGCCATACACCCCAGGCGCCAGGTTGGCGAACTTGTACTCGCCGTTGATGTCGGTGGTCGTGCTGCCGATCCGCTCCCCATCGGCGTTGAGCAAGTAGATGGTCACTCCGGACAGCAGCGGTTCGTTCTCGTCCGGCTCGCAATCGCCATCCATGTCGGCATGCACGCGCCCTTGAATGCTCGCGGGGGGCAGTTCGCCAAAGTTGTAATCGGTGGCGTAGACGCTCGGCGTCAGAAACACCCCCGTGATCGAGTCGCCGGGGTTACTCGCCAATCCCCCTTCGCTGCCGGCGGCGTCGATGCCGTCGAAGTAGCCACTCGGCTGATCTTCGGCCACGCCGTAAGTACCCGGCGCCAGGCCTTCAAAGCTGTACGTGCCATCGGCGGCGGTCACGGTGGTGACGCCCGTTGGCGTGCCGTCGGCCGCCAGCAAGCGCATGGTCACGCCCGCAATCGGCGCCTCGCCCGAGTCAAAGACACCATTGTTGTTGATGTCGACATACACGTGCCCCGAGATGCCCACCGGCTCGAACTCGCAAAAGTCGTAGTCGGTTCCGGTGGTGCCCGAGGTCAGCGTGATGCCCGATATCTCGTTGAGTCCAGCCGTGCCATTGACCGAACCGGGATGGCTCACCGTGCCGAAGTAGCCGCTCGGCTGCTCTTCCACCACCTTGTAGACGCCCGGCGCCAGATTGGAGAACGTGTAGCGCCCCTGCTGATCGGTCTGGGTAGTGGCCACCTGGTTGTTGTTGGCGTCGTACAGTCGAATCGTCACGCCGGCCAATAGCGGTTCGCCGGGATCGGGATCGCAATCGCCGTCACGGTCGGCATGGACCTGGCCGCTGATGCTGCTGGCCAGCAATTCGCCAAAGTCGTAGTCCACCCCCGACTGGCCGCTGACCAACAGGGCGGTTTCAATCAAATCGCCCGGATTCTGCGCGGTTCCTCCCGCCGAGCCGCCACG is a genomic window of Pirellulales bacterium containing:
- a CDS encoding carboxypeptidase regulatory-like domain-containing protein, which encodes MGLFSRMLRGQSGRSRDARSAPITSAQRKCHVETLEQRRVMAGDIHVGMVYFEPNDGTDITGNTLQITWNGGEPNTQLQQVVIDTDKLGDGLTIGDTFFDTAAGGQGAFGSYPFTVVDSTGIDSVNATVTDGGTKLILDFTGFDVGEKLTFRIDVDEMGFRSANAVAEGNEFEGSKLDATFTAPHFHTAAAGDIFLDDFDSKFAGLGLNLPNDNYVPPGTTSSPIFTAGAAFTLKQVPLPIRITGTVYEDINSNNQQDTGDNGIAGVTLELWKNDGSGYVTTGATTTTDADGHYAFENVLPGQYSVREAQPSNYFSVGATAGKVNGATRGVVANSDSITDGSLLGGEEWQANDFAEVRPASLSGHVYHDANNDGDRDSGEEGIGGVTITVQRLTDSGPLPAPITVTTAADGTWVATGLAPGAYRVIETQPTGWLDGKDRGGSAGGTAQNPGDLIETALLVSGQSGVDYDFGELLASSISGQVHADRDGDCDPDPGEPLLAGVTIRLYDANNNQVATTQTDQQGRYTFSNLAPGVYKVVEEQPSGYFGTVSHPGSVNGTAGLNEISGITLTSGTTGTDYDFCEFEPVGISGHVYVDINNNGVFDSGEAPIAGVTMRLLAADGTPTGVTTVTAADGTYSFEGLAPGTYGVAEDQPSGYFDGIDAAGSEGGLASNPGDSITGVFLTPSVYATDYNFGELPPASIQGRVHADMDGDCEPDENEPLLSGVTIYLLNADGERIGSTTTDINGEYKFANLAPGVYGVEEIQPSAYFQGDAMAGDAGGSVVGTDMIVGVMLDPGQDAVDYNFCEALPASISGQVHADRDGDCDPDPGEILVQGATVYLLDAEGNRIGETTTDNNGRYKFDGLEPGDYGVELAVPGGYFKRAAHAGTSGGQATDQDKVIGAELGSGEQGEDYDFCVVEPVTISGSVYADLNQNCNFDSSETGIAGVVIRLLDSAGNFTGVTTLTNEDGSYEFSGLPPGTYGVAEVQPNGYFNGCAEPGTLGGDDDDAADRITGVAIPPAVHAQHYNFGELPPGKITGYVFQDGPAIVVPNGTVVDIPAMRDGQRDAGDKAIAGVKLQLGTLSGEPVLDGAGQPIFAITDANGYYEFGGLAPGMYTVFQVQPSDFLNGLNTPGTTGGTVYQAGRDILPATLTLAQTGDAITRIFVGPGGLSNENNFAEVLVMPPTPPVVQQTITAGFIPIISPPPAPQLGVPLFFVPPPGLSILPNAPPIVNNTTFFGGVGFLESYTWHLSVVNGGTPRGSAGPTGAIARRVSARDDAWTHTNMTDAEWTLYQAGNVQLKQLQFGRRHAKPIVGDFNGDGISEVGVYVDGEWFIDVNGNGAWDEGDMWAELGGIEDLPVVGDWDGDGKTDIGIFGPSWPGDERAIAAEPGLPDPENRARNVLKNVPPQPFQATSGARDLRLTASGQLRSDVIDHVFRHGVAGDVPLAGDWNGDGVHSIALFAGGLWHLDVDGDGKLTAKDQKFAYGNANDVPVVGDFNGDGQSDIGVYRRGVWYIDTDNNHRLEAHDRAFEVGGADDMPVVGDWDGDGRDEPGTFQPSPTVAPGSGASDISAVTP
- the purD gene encoding phosphoribosylamine--glycine ligase, with the protein product MNILVIGAGGREHTLAWKLAQSPLADKIFVAPGNAGTAIDAENVDISPSDFPRLIKFAKQNEVGLTVVGPEAPLVAGIVDAFLAEKLRIFGPTKAAAELEGSKAFCKNLLRQADVPTADYRVFRSADSAATFLKDREDVPIVVKADGLAAGKGVFVCSGRNEAIEAVETIRNELGQAGSQIVIEERLDGEEASIMAITDGRTIVTLESAQDHKRAFDGDTGPNTGGMGAYSPAPLVTPALMRNIEERVLVPTVHAMKRSRRPFRGVLYAGLMIGNQGPKVLEYNVRFGDPECQAMLMRLKSDLVELLLATAEGQLERVERPQWHSDPAICVVMASRGYPGAYERGKPIRGLDEAAKVPGVKVFHAGSVRSDGQVLTDGGRVLGVTAMGGTIPAAKLQAYTAVKAIRWDGAWCRKDISDKAVLNLDDEPVTDE
- a CDS encoding DUF4392 domain-containing protein, encoding MANHLTSPQLQALAELLLRDPTGRRTAPLWQAAGVLPADALAACIASFRPPLSMALVTGFCIVDADPPCAETDGPPGTLFLASILRALGAQVALVCDDMSRQALEAGSEFLQLPNDRLHVCPSGPAQFVERWATEFVADGRYSHLIAVERPGPSHTLASASQGDAALAAEFAAAVPPDDCDRCHNMRGRDISEYTAPAHRLFELAQQSGRRITTIGIGDGGNEIGFGAVPWIQLRDALGSEVGARIACRVPADHLLIAGTSDWGAYVLGVALAAAAGRHDLITPAVVDRQRDLLRHLVKTTSIVDGVTRRREATVDGLPLEEYLGLLREAVECVACD